One region of Nitrospiria bacterium genomic DNA includes:
- a CDS encoding P-II family nitrogen regulator, producing the protein MKKIEAIIKPFKLEEVKEALTDIGVQGMTVTEVKGFGRQKGHKEIYRGAEYTVDFLPKVKIEVVVSSNQLDQVVETIIRSAKTGTIGDGKIFVTDLTEMIRIRTGEKGDSAL; encoded by the coding sequence ATGAAAAAAATTGAAGCAATTATTAAACCGTTTAAATTGGAAGAGGTCAAGGAAGCCCTGACCGATATTGGGGTTCAGGGGATGACTGTAACCGAAGTTAAAGGTTTTGGAAGACAAAAAGGACATAAGGAAATATATCGGGGAGCTGAGTATACCGTTGATTTCCTTCCAAAGGTGAAAATTGAAGTGGTTGTATCTTCCAATCAATTGGATCAGGTAGTGGAAACCATTATTCGCTCAGCAAAAACCGGAACCATTGGTGATGGCAAAATCTTTGTAACCGATCTAACTGAAATGATCCGGATTAGAACAGGTGAGAAAGGAGATTCTGCGTTATAG